In one Siniperca chuatsi isolate FFG_IHB_CAS linkage group LG14, ASM2008510v1, whole genome shotgun sequence genomic region, the following are encoded:
- the epd gene encoding ependymin has product MRLGLFLPSRTLFCDSLSIRKMYAAVMLFVFMCLTATTHADHHQPCHAPNMTGFMTVMSLKGEVKAFGAFTYDSMGKKLRFRSNESQPTNTSLGLDLLMFFDDGIFYEIDSKNQSCEKKTLQCTQHPLDIPDDATFSSTANTGSPFIEGEGLKVTIWTGSMPDTKGHYSMSVTTKCLPVTTFYFFESATFLFSNTDIELEIKDPDLLVVPSFCVGQPLEETPEGTINSFLNEFM; this is encoded by the exons ATGCGCTTAGGGTTGTTTTTGCCATCTCGAACTTTATTTTGTGACTCCCTCTCGATCAGGAAAATGTATGCAGCTGTTATGCTCTTCGTCTTCATGTGCTTGACTGCCACCACCCATGCAGATCACCATCAGCCTTGTC ATGCACCCAATATGACTGGATTCATGACTGTg ATGTCCCTAAAGGGTGAAGTGAAAGCATTTGGTGCGTTCACTTACGATTCAATGGGCAAGAAACTACGGTTCAGATCAAACGAGAGCCAACCCACAAACACCTCCCTAGGTTTGGATCTGCTGATGTTTTTTGATGAT GGGATTTTCTACGAGATTGACAGCAAAAACCAGAGctgtgagaaaaaaacactgcaatgcACCCAGCACCCTCTAGATATTCCCGATGATGCAACGTTTTCATCTACGGCAAACACTGGGAGTCCATTCATTGAAGGGGAGGGATTAAAAGTCACCATATGGACAGGATCAATGCCAGACACGAAAG gcCATTACTCCATGTCTGTAACCACGAAATGTTTGCCTGTCACCACGTTCTACTTCTTTGAGTCCGCAACATTCTTATTCAG CAACACGGACATTGAACTCGAGATCAAAGATCCTGATCTCCTTGTGGTGCCTTCCTTTTGTGTGGGACAGCCTTTGGAGGAGACACCTGAAGGGACAATAAATAGTTTCCTCAACGAGTTCATGTAG